In the Zingiber officinale cultivar Zhangliang chromosome 5A, Zo_v1.1, whole genome shotgun sequence genome, GTCGGGCAAGGTTGTTAGATCTGGTCGGTGGCCTTCCGGCTGAGCTAGCTGGGTGGACCAATTTGGCGAACTGGTGGAGTTGATTGAGTCAGTAGATCCTACAGGATTGAATAGTCTGGCCAGGATGCCTTTTAATGCAGCCATAAAACTCTTCTACCACCTCAATCAAGGGGAGAGGTTTCTGATTATAATAATGTATTTATACATCAGTTTGGTATATCCTCCTTATCTACATAAGCATTCATGTATGGCGCTCTTATGATCTTCATACTAGCAAGTATAGAAGAGCTCACGCTCTATATATGCTTGGATCTTTCATCGAAAGGCTTCAAGAAACTAGGTTGATGTTGCTCTACTATACCAAGATGAGAGCCTCCAAAATGATCTCTTGCGCGGCTTTGACACGGTTGATGTTTCCGCATCAGATTTAGTTAAGATTTCCCACATAACTTGCACATCCCGGTATCCACACATTTGCACATCGTTGTTGAGTTTAAGTATTCCCCCACCTGCACAAAGTTAAGAATAGAAAATGAGTGGATGGATGAGTAGAGCTAATTTCATGCTAAACTAACTTCATTGCTATTCAAATCAAACAAAACTTACTGTGATTTGCTTTTGTTCAGTTTGTTTTGGTCTGGAATAAAAAATAGAGATAATTAATGAGGCCTGATATTGAAAGGAAGTGCAATAGAAGTTGAGATCATTTCAGATTCCACCATGAGCATCACAACTGTAAAGGCATGTGCTGAGTCATACATATTCTTGTTCTTTTCCAATCCAACCACATTAAGATAAATCCCATTGATGGAGTGTACTTGGATAAGAATATAGGTAACAAAATTGGATAATTCTTATTGGTTGAGTATCACTAACCTAGTTTAGTTGTCTTCTGAATCAGAATAGAtgtcttttgtttttttaaaggAAAGGCATGAGAGAGCTCTCAAATACTCACGTTTAGAGATAAAAGATGGATTGAAGACTTGAAACAATTTCTGAAGTCTTACCAACTGAGAGAGCTACCTGGCACTCTCTAGTCCCCTCAATATCATAATACTAAGCATTATCATAATGGAATTTAAGTAAAAGAGACGGCCAAGAACAACCATCATCCTTTTAATATCTAGCTATGAAAGTTAGCTTTATGAAAAGCTTACTTTGTCATGGATCAGGTGGTGGTCCTATAGGAAATGGATAAACTCAGAAGAGGGGTGAGGTACCATGAACCCATAGCTGTCCGCACAGAAGGAATAGCAAGTGCTCTTTTTTGCATCCAGTGGTTTCTCTGATGCCCTTCACTGCTGAAGGCACAAAAGATGGGGCTTTTTTTAAGCAGAATTAGATTATAGATCAAAATGATTTAAATTGGAGTTCAGATCGATTTATTTGAACCGGTTTGCGACCGATGGCTCATGAACcattaaacaaaataataatcccAAAGTTACCTCACATAGAGGAGAGGGGAACAGAGAAGGGAGAAGAGATGGATGGAACGGAATTGATTGAATTTCCATCCTTACCCTCATCCTAAAATCCGATCACTGTCTGAGCAACGCTACTTGCCATTGGAGCCTTGACCCCTTTGACCTTCCCTCATCGACCTCAACTCCCATCTGCGAAGGAGGGCGAAAGAGAGAGATGCTTCTATTCTGCATATGGAGTTTTTGAGTTTGCTCTGTGAATTCGAAGTTGATATCCAAATGAATTTATGGTGATGTAAATGGTCGGGAGAGAGCATCGAATGATATGCCCTTATCTCCCTCGAGATAAACTCGAgtatcgatttttttttttttttcctttttctggaTAAATGGAGGATGATCGAGCCAAATCGTGTAGGCGGAATCTCGATTGGCATCCACTGAGGGAAGAGTGGATTGAATTCTACGATCACCTCTCCTCCATGTGAGTAAACAAAATAGATCGAGAAGAAAAAACATATTCAACTTGAAAACCGGAATCAAATCCGAAATAACAACACAAAAAGGCGAAGGGAAACCAGGTAGAACCCTAATACCTCCCCCGACTCATAATTTTAAGATTTGTTTTCTTGTTCGCGTTCGATTCAATGATCGAAGCGAACGCTATAAGGAATCGATCACTTTTCCTCTCCTAATCTCACTAATCTTCTTCTCGCTCGGAAACGGAAAGGGttcggagagagagagagagagagaggcgatGATTACCGTGCTTCCGCGACTTGATGACGCGAGAGGAGACGGCGAGCCACGCTCGCTTGACGGGGAACACTACCTTCCTCTGCCACCAAGACATGATCGCGTCGCCTACTATCTGCAGCCGGCGCGCCTCCCTGCTCCGCTCCGCTCCGTCCTCCGCCTCTTCCGATCCACGCTCCCTCTCCCTGTCCCTCCCTCTCTCCCACTCTACTGCTTTTAAACCGCAGCTTCGATTCCGAGGCGTAAAAATAACCGAGAAACCGTTTCCCCAGACGTTTCCTTCCTCTTCCGAGCAACTGCCACGACGAAGTCCATTTCGTGTCACTGCATCGCCTCTTCCTTCCCCAACACCGTCCATCTCTCGGATCCTTTCACTACCACAGGGCCCACATTCTCACCCAATGGCATGAATCATCTCCGTGTACGTTGGCTCGGAGAAGGGGGGACCAACGAAACGCCTTCGCCGCCcaaattgaaatttaaaacttttttaataAGCGTGGACCAATAGACTGCCGACACGTTTGAAACATACTACGTATCGGAACGTCATTGCTTGGTGTTTTGCACGTGGTAgaaattattgtttttatttattaagaaaagaaaaaaatttaaataaaattctttgattaatttaattcgTGGTTACAATTTGTGTTTAATGTCGCTCTTTcgcttttgtttatttaattttatcttcTTGCTCTTAAATTCATTCCTCTTTATAATCTTTTAGTTGAACTCTCATatttcaaaattgaaaacatCTTGGCCTCTTATATATCCATTACTTTTGTGACTTTTCATGAGTCAACTTCATTTTCTACTGTTCTACAAAACAATTCGAGGCCATCACCTTAGTTTGTTCGGTTGAAATTAACTTACTCGTTGTCTTCTCAAATATCAAATGTTCATGAATATGACATCCACTATGCTACCTCAGGCATCTTCGCTCCCCATTCATCTATGCTCCCTTGTTGATTTACTCAGACTTCATTCTCTCTTCTAGTGCTTTACcctcttttattttcctcttgaAGTATCATCTAATTCTTTCTTTCTTCATGTATCATCATGCGTGCGGACGGTGTCGTTATCGCCCTCATGTTCAACCTACTTGTATTGGAGTTACTAGCGATGGGATGCTTGCAATTGATCTTGTTGGAGCAAATGAAGTAACCCTTGCTTATCGGtgttcaatttctttaaaagttaGTAAGTGTATGTTTTTGGCTTTTTTATATAGTTGACCAGTTGTTGAcattttgcattttgcattttgcAATTGATTTTGATCTTTTTGGCTTTTTTATATGTTTTCGGAGCTATTGAATGTTTGCTTTTGGCTCTTGGAGAGTAGGAAAGAGGCTCGATCGGGATGATGTTTTTAAGATAATGTGTCATTAGGCATTGTCTTTTAGGTCTTTGAGTGTAGGAAAGGGGATTGAGATGAAGCTTTTAGGGTTATCCAATCTTCGCTTTTGCGTTTAGGGTTGGAGAACTTGTGGTAGTTGACTTCCGATAATCGGGAATGGGCTTTAGGGCATCTTCGAAAGAAGATTTATTTGATAAGAAGATTTTGGATTGTTCTTGTTGCTCTTCAAAGGATATGTGCATGTTCGAGATTGTTACAAAGTACTCATAACCCTTTACCAAGAAAATCACAAATCAAATAGTTGTTCAATAACCGACGATACACTCTTTTGGAACGACCGGGAATCGAGCCTGATCCTTGCAATAGTCATAAATCATGTGGTTCAACCGCACCCAACGATAGGCTCGAGCTTGGACCCCACTCAATTGCCGGTATGAAGGTGCCTCCCACCAACTAGTGATGACGGTGCGAGAGCTAATGCACGTGCCAAGCACGGGGTCGGTGGCGCAAGCCTCGATGTCAAAGTCTTTGTAGTAGGCCTTAAATGGGCCCGCAGCCCAATTCGTCTTCTCAAGGCCGCCGCGCGTCGCCCAATCATCAGCATTCCAAAGAGTGGAATAGACGCCCATGGGTTGCGAGTTGGGGTAAAGAACCCCTCTAGCTTCGTTGTTCTTGTAGACTCTTATGGGAATTGCATCGACAAAAAacctaaaataattattaaataatcaaaaataaatcAGAGAATAATTACTCatttcaaataaaataatcataagtttgtcagagaataattatatatttaaataattacaTTTCATAGATTCCATTCcatcaattatttttttaattttaattttttggatttttcattctGCCTTTGTAAAGTTAGGCAAAAAGAGATTAAATTattgatatattttattattatttttcttatttaatatatatatatatataaaatttaataaagcAAAACTCAAGTTGTGAATAAGACTAGTGAAAGCTCATGAGCTTTTACTTTGGCAACTATAATATGgctgaaaataaatttaaaaaaaaaatcaattaattcgTTCAAACTATCGACTATTGATAGAAAATTTACTTATTGATCTCGATATTAAAGTATACTTGACCAaatgtgaaataaaaaaaaatatgattaaaATTAAAGGGTCGCGAACTACCTCCAATCTTTAGTAAAACCCTACGACTCACGGACacgataattttaaaataaataaatagataaataaatttgaGAAAGGAAGTAGTAGCACTACTCACACAATGTGGTGATGATTCCATAGAATGGAATAAGTGTGAAAATCTTTTGAAGGGTCAAACCAAAGGTTGACTCTTTGCTCTCTGTCCCCTTTGCCATGAGCATAAACATTGGTCTGCACTGTGTAGGGTTGACCCGACCTGTTCCCTAAGAACTCAAAGTCAACCTCATCCCTAACTCCCCCTGTCTCTGAACTCAActgcaaaataaaataaataaatctaaattGTAATTAAATTGTTATTAATTGAGCTCGATCGCTCACATAAAATGCTGTGACGGTGCCGGCAGAGTCGCCTGAGATGAGCTTGATCTTCATGCTGACGTGGCCAAACATGAACTTGTTCCTCGAGGCAAATCCACATCCTTCATATTCGAAACAATTAACCATATGATGATTAGTAGATGGGATTAAAGGCTAATTGCATTTTCAGTTACGTCATTAGTgaaaaatatatatgtatattaaAATGAGATTtataaaaatgttagtttagaCTGAGACTAAGACTAGGTATAAAATGGGCTACCCGAGGATTGGTCGAGGGAGAGTTCGACGGTGGAGCCTCCATCGACGGTGGTGACATGGGAGTCAGCCCACGTCACGTGGAAGTCACGTGCGAAGTTTACCGACCGAGCCATGCAACACGAAAGTAGGAGGAAGAGTGCGAAGATGAAGAAGATCGAAGACGGAATTCTAACATCCTTAGGATACATGCCTATGTAGCTCTTGAGCTAGTAGTTGTTGTAGTGGCTTACTTAGTTTCTTGGTGTTATTTATAGATgacataaagaaaagaaaatgtttCATTATAGGGAAAAAATGTGTTACCCTAAATTAGGGTAACCCTTCAATAATGGTGTCAGAGGCTACCCTGCCCTGCAATCCATGGAATAGAAAATGTTTCattattatttgtttttatttatttaagggACAATGAATTGAGGTATCCAATGCTCTATGTGGGGGGCCATGCAAATGACAAAGAAAAGGGACAAGAGTGAGTGATAATGTGATCTAGACAGTCTGGCACTCTTTTCATAGGGCACTAGTCACTAGGGTTAgtgagtttatttatttatttgcacCTTTATCCACGACTCATAAGTGGCATGTGAAATGGCACtttgaatttatattattttaattagtgAAACGGATTATAATTAGTGTAAGATATCTGTCAAATGAAATAGAAATAGTAAATATCTAGAGCTTCTTTAATCCTATATAGATGATCCAATGGACTATAATTGAGAATTATTTGATTATataaggaaaaatgaaacataatTAACTTTATTGGGAATAGCTATGCATAATCTTTAGAAATTTAGGTAACATTTGTTGTTTTCTACGAATTGGAATGGAATAAGAATTATAGTATTATAGAATAAAAATGGATATAAATATGagtatcatttttaaaaataatatttggctagttgaatattttctattaaaataaatataaattttatgatttagccttagagaaaaataatagaaaaaattagatgggagagaaagttaaatatgagagaaaaatataatgtaagagaatgatgaaagagaaagtatgatgagagagaaaatatgatggaaAGAATGaatagagagaaagtgtgatgagagaaaatgagaaaagagagtgtaatGGGAGAGAGCATGGTGAAAAAAGGCAACTATGCTCGTTCCCAGCACTCCCGCCAATCTGTCGTAGGGCCAAcatggaggagataaatcacaagTGACTATTAGCCTTTAAAATAGTGATTGGCATATGAGGGAGACAGTTATCTCGGctatgccgagattcgaaccccaaacctcatGATGGCAGCACCTTATACGCtagtaggggtgtaatcgagccgtgTCGTGCCGaattcttgaatgtttgagtttggcttgtTTATAATTGAGCTGAGCTCGagatttatttaacgaatatattcatgactcacgagcttattcgagcttttatcgaacataaatgaacttaataaatatatattataaatttaaatattcattaaaaactaaattatatatttaaagaaaattataatattctttttaaaatttataattttattctaataaataaatttaatatatttatctatatgttttataagtagagtataaaatctataaattaaacatcaaaattattatattttttatttaaaagtttattcatgagtttaacgaatatattcacaagctaacgagccgaatattgtgaaacttgagcttgatttgtttatcttaacgagactcattaaacaagctcaaacgagctttattgaatcgagtttcgaatagttCATGagtggcttggttcatttacatccctatacGCAAGCCATTAGACCGTCCcgaggagagagcatgatgagagaggatgaggagaaaaaaatatgatgaaaaagaaagtataatggagagaataaagagatagaatgtgtgatgagagaaaatgatgaaagcaagtgtgtgatgggagaaattaaggagagagtgtgtgataaaagagaaagtgtgatgagaaaataAGATGaaagagtgtgtgatgggagaaatTGAGAGAGaacatatgatgaaagagaatgcatgataagaaaaaatgataaaagagaatgaaaagagagaaattatgattaaAGAGAACAAAGAGAGGAAAAGTGATATGAAagataaattaaataattatattaaaaatatttccgTCTAACACTTAATTCTCATTTTCAttcccatcaaaacccaagggaggaaataaattttatcaaaatacaaatttttagatttaattctattcccatcaaccaaatacaagatatgaaaataaatctatttcctcattcccaaacccctaAACTAAATACGTCTTAATTTCTTATCTCATGTCTTCAAACAGTAGAGAGCTGAGGCTTAGTGAAAAATTTTAAGTTCATATTTCTTTAGGGGAAAACACTAATATAAAGATTGTAATATTTTGTAAAAGGATTTAATGCTTAAATAGGAATCTTCATATGAATATTATATGAAAGACCTCTTCAACCCTCTTTTCTAGGAATCAAGTATTTTGCATAAAAGCTCTTTAGATTAAGTAGCATATGGAGTTTGTTATTGCTTGCGAAGAATGTACTACATATAAATCCGACCATGATTCAAAACTGACAATTTTACAGTTCAAAACCATCATATCAATAACTCCTAGGGCCGACTCTTAACCTTAACCGTTAAAATTCACAATTCAATACCGCACAATTCGTCACGATTCACCAccattcaaaattattattatatttttaaaattaaaaacttataaattaactaataaaactctcttactcaactaataatttataaattattattatttataaaaggTATGTCAACTATCAAACTGTGACCCACGCCTCCGTCCAATTCATCGACGAGGTGCTATTAGACTAACAGAAACAAGGTTTCCAACTACAGTCCACTCTTTAAGGGGTGCTTATAATAACTGCAAATAAAGCTGGAACATGAAAAATACCTTCATACACAGTTGAAATCAATTAGAAGAAGACAAAAATTACATGGAAATGAAGCGGCTGCACAATTCATTCATTAGCTATGTCAGTAGGGTTAATATCTTTATGGAACAATACTTCGTATTTGCATGTGTATCAAAAAATATCAAATGACGGTTCTCGTTTATGAAGGAGCATTGGAACTTTCCTGCGCTGCCCCATCATCTGCAAAGAACCATGCATAAAGGTAACAAGATTCGACACACTTCGATCAAATTGGGTAGAAGATTGCATTCGGTTGGGTATAGAACTTGTACCTTGTTTCTTCCTCCAGAAAGAGCATCTGCGAAAATATTCGGCGAAGGGAGTACTCGGTACTGGGATAAGTTTTCCAAGAACTGCCAGGGGCCAACTAAATGGACGAAAACAAAAGCtaaggaataaaaaaaaagaatagacTAGTGGTACAATGAGTACTGAGTTTGAGGGTTgataaatcaaaatcagtttAGCAATTGCTATACCACTCACCTTATTATAGCAATTGCAATTGAAACTAACCAGAGCTTCCAATTGAGCCTTACAGTTTTAGTGAACTGTCCGAGAAACTCAACAATCATAACctagaaaaacaaagaaaaattgtAAACATAACATGAGCAGACGAATGACCCAACTGAAGTTGGTCAGAACTTTGCTACATAGGACCTAAGGAAATATTTCTTTTGCGCATTTT is a window encoding:
- the LOC121982458 gene encoding uncharacterized protein LOC121982458, which gives rise to MDGVGEGRGDAVTRNGLRRGSCSEEEGNVWGNGFSVIFTPRNRSCGLKAVEWERGRDRERERGSEEAEDGAERSREARRLQIVGDAIMSWWQRKVVFPVKRAWLAVSSRVIKSRKHDQNKLNKSKSQWGNT
- the LOC121982459 gene encoding probable xyloglucan endotransglucosylase/hydrolase protein 7, producing the protein MYPKDVRIPSSIFFIFALFLLLSCCMARSVNFARDFHVTWADSHVTTVDGGSTVELSLDQSSGCGFASRNKFMFGHVSMKIKLISGDSAGTVTAFYLSSETGGVRDEVDFEFLGNRSGQPYTVQTNVYAHGKGDREQRVNLWFDPSKDFHTYSILWNHHHIVFFVDAIPIRVYKNNEARGVLYPNSQPMGVYSTLWNADDWATRGGLEKTNWAAGPFKAYYKDFDIEACATDPVLGTCISSRTVITSWWEAPSYRQLSGVQARAYRWVRLNHMIYDYCKDQARFPVVPKECIVGY